The DNA sequence AGGACCGACCCGCACGATTTCCGTCGGCGCGACCGACTTGTCAAGCTGGACCACGTCGGTCGTGAAGCGCATGACCTTGCCGCTCTCGGTCATTTCGCGGTGCAGTTCGAACCACATCCGCTCCAGATCCTCGATCGACGGCAGCGCCTTGGCCCCAGCCAGGCGGCGCAGGAATTCATCACGCGACTCCTTTCCTTCCGCCACCGGGAATTGCTTGGTGATCAGCGACTGCTGCAGCACCGTTGCCGCGTCGCCGGCAATCTGTCGCGTCACGCCGAACAGTTCGCCAAGATTGCCCTCGTGCTGGCGCAGTAACGCCTTCAGATCGGTGATACGGATCTCGTTCTGCGACCATTCGCCATCGAGCGCCTTGCTGCGCGCCTCGGCTTTGTTGCGGCGCGCCAGCGCGTCACGTGCGAGTTGCTCCTGCTTCTGCAGTTCCGTGCGCTGCTCGGCTTCGCGCTGCTTCCAGATCTTTGCCTCGCGATCGCGCATTTGCGCGGATTTCTGGGCAAGTTCCGCCATCGATACGGCCGCCTGGCTCGGAGCCGCCGGCAGTGTCACCAGCAGCGCGGCAAGTCCGAGTACGATGTTGCGTATGCACTTCACGACCGTACCTCCTGCGGCGCAGGCACCGGCACCGCGATCAGGTCCGGTGCGACTTCCTTCCTGGCGATGCGCAGCGCATCGAGCACTGCGGATTCGTAACTCAGGTCGATGATCCATTTGTTCTCGTTCTTGTCCCAGTAGGCGGTTTCCATGCCATCCGCGGTGCGATACAACAGGGCAACCCTGCCCACGCGCACAAAGTCGGCATCGCGGCCATCTTCGAGCTTCGAGCTGTAGGTCTCGATGTTGCGTCCGTATTCGATCTCGATCTGGTAGGCTTCGAGCAGGCGACGGTAGCGCTCGGAGACGCTGGCTTCCTCGCTTTCCATCAGGGCACGCAACCGTTCCATGCGCTCGTGGCGGTCCGATACGGGATCGATGAACGGCAGGTCAGTGGCAAAGAACTTGACCAGTTCATCGTACATTTTCGCGACCAGCCCGTTGATATCGGCGCCCGTTACGTCGAGTCCGGCAAGCTGTGATTCGATGGCCGCGAGCCGCTGCTGCTGGGACTGGAGCTGGCCCTCGATCAACTTGTTGTAGTTTGCAAGACTCTCGGAATCCGCCACCAGCCGCGCATAACGCGTACCTGCGTCCTGCGCGACAGCGAGCGAGCAGGCACCGCCGAGCAGCACCGCAATCGCAAGACACGCGGCACCGCGCATCAATTTGAAATTCTGTCTGTCACGCATCATGGTGGGCATCCGTCTCTCTCATCAACCGGTCTGCACTTTGATCAGTTGCAGATATCCATCGGCCATCTTGCGATGTTTGTCGAAATTACGCGCGCGACCAAACGATTCCTTCGCACCCGCATAGTTCTTCTGGTTGAACTGCGCGATACCCATCAGCAGGTGCGCATTCCCCGTGTCTCTCAGCCCGCCCTTGCGCACGCCGCGCTGCAGCGCCTCCGCGGCCGCGCCCCACTCGCTGCGCTGGATCTGGACTTCGCCGAGACGCACGTACAGGTCACCGTTGCCGGCCATTTCGGCGGCACGGCCGAGCGGACCAATGGCTTTCGCGAAATCGCGCGCGGCGATCCAGCAATTGGCCTGCTTTTCGTAGAGCTTGAAATCGACCTTCACCAATTTTTTGCTGACGGCCTCGTCGATGGTAAGGCCGCAACGATACGGTGCGTCGTTGAACAATTGCAGGTCAGCCAGGCGGCGGATGTCCGAATCGTCGGTGATGATGCCGCCGTTGTACGCGACCTGCAGCACGCCGAGCGAATTGCGGTAGTCCTCGAGCTGCCCGTAAACCGATGACAGCTGCTGCCAATACGTCTTTTTGTCCGGCGCAATGCCGATCAGCTGCTTGAGATAGGGAATCGCCTCGCGGAACTGGTCCTGCTGAAGATGAAGGGCCAGAACCAGCTGGATCCAGCTTTCCTGCGGCTTGTCGGCCAATTCGACCGCTTTCTTGGCCGGCGTGATCGCACGCTTGTAATCGCTTTGCTGGTAGTACGCGACCGCCAGCAGGTAATAAGCGGCGGAGTTCGGGTTCTGCGCGGTACGGAACCAGTCCTCGAGCGAGGCCGCACCCTCTTTCCATTTTTCCTGCGCAAGAAACATCTGCGCGATCTGGTACCGCGTGTCCGAAATTTCCTTTTCGTTCAGGCCACCGGCGGCTATGGCTGCCTGCAGGTGGTTGCGCGCG is a window from the Gammaproteobacteria bacterium genome containing:
- a CDS encoding DUF3450 domain-containing protein; this translates as MMRDRQNFKLMRGAACLAIAVLLGGACSLAVAQDAGTRYARLVADSESLANYNKLIEGQLQSQQQRLAAIESQLAGLDVTGADINGLVAKMYDELVKFFATDLPFIDPVSDRHERMERLRALMESEEASVSERYRRLLEAYQIEIEYGRNIETYSSKLEDGRDADFVRVGRVALLYRTADGMETAYWDKNENKWIIDLSYESAVLDALRIARKEVAPDLIAVPVPAPQEVRS
- a CDS encoding tetratricopeptide repeat protein — encoded protein: MCNTRLLLRIIPAFLLAAVLGGSPVQAADKDDKPPPNSGSIDAATGKILTEAIEALNAENYPLAKQAISKLSLDKLSPYERSRTEQILATIASAQDNYDSARNHLQAAIAAGGLNEKEISDTRYQIAQMFLAQEKWKEGAASLEDWFRTAQNPNSAAYYLLAVAYYQQSDYKRAITPAKKAVELADKPQESWIQLVLALHLQQDQFREAIPYLKQLIGIAPDKKTYWQQLSSVYGQLEDYRNSLGVLQVAYNGGIITDDSDIRRLADLQLFNDAPYRCGLTIDEAVSKKLVKVDFKLYEKQANCWIAARDFAKAIGPLGRAAEMAGNGDLYVRLGEVQIQRSEWGAAAEALQRGVRKGGLRDTGNAHLLMGIAQFNQKNYAGAKESFGRARNFDKHRKMADGYLQLIKVQTG